In Synergistales bacterium, one DNA window encodes the following:
- a CDS encoding UvrD-helicase domain-containing protein: MTDTMESLFLKDARPAQLRAVTADEPLIVTEAGAGTGKTRTLAWRYSWLVAAGKAVPQEIVTLTFTEKAAAEMESRIGDTLSAWRQTAAEAGLDDVAERIGSARGRLQDSFLGTIHSFGLELLRRSAVELGIDPRSRPPTAGEERLFRGMAEEALLARSAGGLRFFLSGGEREALDDLLGGETLRPLLERYKAEQLAEMAADAVSLYGSDGLTPDDLPADGGALARWEDGALQGILETERPFLKNLMFLWTLAFLPFAEEQIASSRQTNGTTEALTELAERWKGETDGQGERPFAFFEDLVACLKRCSGQAAVWKRLAKQFEELELYRTPKAYRDYVAGKDAWRLGLVRLAREGGDGETRPARLALTRLTALLWRAWEGFKAARGIVEFDDMIARALQALRGGGTPRGIRYVLVDEFQDTDVLQQRFVEELVRASGAALFVVGDPKQSIYRFRHADVSAFDSYVESAEKRRDAAVIALNESFRSTPRVLGEINDIFGLIWEEGLGRDLDLPYEPLVPPGMSEVDFLEGRFYAEPPDLTREPPPLVRILEIDDDGGAGAAEAARERLARRLGRHLEMARRNGYSWKDMAVLVPTRTYYDPLETVLQREMGLPVAFSANVGYFRREEVADVAALLQALADRGDSRALGAALSSIFSPLPLPETRTLLRARAEAGEDGDPPTLWNLLRAGHPDTAAWLDGLERKAHLEGAAAVVAGLLDDGTPLLHLAPGARRRAAANLRLCVDQLREFERSVSPSLQDAADYMARQVGTRGSRAEEAESLGGDEDAVKVMTIHAAKGLEYPVVCLFGLEQSKGGGNSGAPEVSRRFGPLPSKLPGFAGGKEPPDLNRLEKALEQTAELEEQQRLFYVACTRAKEHLVLAGTAKENKDGECKAQQGSYLEMLLPWFEQTDWELDDLVMRGPDAPEGMPPAAEAGPAAEPRAPEVAAAPVASPLEWISATAFALFRFCPLAYRLRYRRHLTLDWEWPDTVMREPGGARLGDLVHLLLSRRLGEYAGSVWDYSAESIERLFGRPDLADRLPEEYRPIWRGEAATIREWLHSLAASDLGRRLRAAGPQRLRREMPFRIPLEGAPRMEGYMDLFWRDEAGAHVLDFKTASPGGPAQSLLNREQLRFYAFAAQIGGEREPGESGGSDAAEAALCFLRSGGLEALDLPGALEGMPELLREVGLAAAQGPFEPNREHCAICPWRRICPAVE, from the coding sequence GCAGCGCCCGCGGCCGGCTGCAGGACAGCTTTCTGGGCACCATCCACTCCTTCGGCCTGGAGCTGCTGCGGCGCTCCGCCGTGGAGCTGGGGATCGATCCCCGGTCGCGGCCGCCCACCGCCGGGGAGGAGCGGCTCTTCCGGGGGATGGCCGAGGAGGCGCTGCTGGCCCGCTCCGCCGGGGGACTGCGCTTCTTCCTCTCCGGCGGGGAGCGGGAGGCCCTGGACGACCTGCTCGGGGGGGAGACCCTCCGCCCTCTCCTGGAACGGTACAAGGCGGAGCAGCTCGCCGAAATGGCTGCGGATGCCGTCTCCCTCTACGGGAGCGACGGCCTGACGCCCGACGATCTCCCCGCCGACGGCGGGGCTCTGGCGCGGTGGGAGGATGGGGCCCTCCAGGGGATCCTGGAGACCGAGCGGCCCTTTTTGAAAAATCTGATGTTCCTCTGGACCCTGGCCTTCCTTCCCTTTGCGGAGGAGCAGATCGCGTCGTCCCGCCAGACCAATGGCACCACGGAGGCGCTGACGGAGCTGGCCGAACGCTGGAAGGGCGAAACCGACGGCCAGGGGGAGAGGCCCTTCGCGTTCTTCGAGGATCTGGTGGCCTGTCTGAAGCGGTGCAGCGGGCAGGCGGCGGTCTGGAAGCGCCTCGCGAAGCAGTTCGAGGAGCTGGAGCTGTACAGAACCCCCAAAGCCTACCGCGACTACGTGGCCGGGAAGGACGCCTGGCGGCTGGGGCTGGTCCGGCTGGCCCGGGAGGGCGGCGACGGGGAGACGCGGCCCGCCCGCCTGGCGCTGACGCGGCTGACGGCGCTCCTCTGGCGCGCCTGGGAGGGGTTCAAGGCCGCCCGGGGGATCGTGGAGTTCGACGACATGATCGCCCGGGCACTGCAGGCTTTGCGGGGCGGCGGGACGCCCCGGGGGATCCGGTACGTCCTGGTGGATGAGTTTCAGGACACCGATGTGCTGCAGCAGCGCTTTGTGGAGGAGCTGGTCCGGGCCAGCGGGGCGGCGCTCTTCGTGGTGGGCGATCCCAAGCAGTCCATCTACCGCTTCCGCCACGCCGACGTCAGTGCCTTTGACAGCTACGTGGAGAGCGCCGAAAAGCGCCGCGACGCCGCCGTCATCGCTCTCAACGAGAGTTTCCGGAGCACCCCCCGGGTGCTGGGGGAGATCAACGACATCTTCGGCCTCATCTGGGAGGAAGGCCTGGGGCGGGATCTCGACCTCCCCTACGAGCCGCTGGTGCCCCCGGGGATGAGCGAGGTCGATTTCCTGGAGGGCCGGTTCTACGCCGAGCCGCCGGATCTGACGCGGGAGCCCCCGCCGCTGGTGCGGATCCTGGAGATTGACGACGACGGGGGCGCCGGGGCTGCCGAAGCGGCGCGGGAACGGCTGGCCCGCCGGCTGGGCAGGCATCTGGAGATGGCCCGCCGCAACGGCTACAGCTGGAAGGATATGGCCGTGCTGGTGCCCACCCGCACCTACTACGATCCCTTGGAGACGGTGCTCCAGCGGGAGATGGGGCTGCCTGTGGCCTTTTCGGCCAATGTCGGCTACTTCCGGCGCGAGGAGGTGGCCGACGTGGCGGCGCTCCTCCAGGCCCTGGCCGACAGAGGGGACAGCCGCGCCCTGGGCGCCGCGCTGTCGTCGATCTTCTCGCCCCTCCCCCTCCCCGAGACCAGGACACTCCTGCGGGCCCGGGCCGAGGCGGGAGAGGACGGCGATCCCCCCACACTGTGGAACCTGCTCCGTGCCGGCCATCCCGATACGGCCGCCTGGCTGGATGGCCTGGAGCGGAAGGCCCATCTGGAGGGGGCCGCCGCCGTGGTCGCCGGGCTGCTCGACGACGGCACGCCGCTGCTGCATCTCGCCCCGGGGGCGCGGCGGCGGGCCGCGGCCAACCTCCGGCTCTGCGTGGACCAGCTGCGGGAGTTCGAGCGCAGCGTCTCGCCCTCCCTGCAGGATGCGGCGGACTACATGGCCCGCCAGGTGGGGACCAGAGGGAGCCGCGCCGAGGAGGCCGAGAGCCTGGGCGGCGACGAGGACGCCGTGAAGGTGATGACCATCCACGCCGCCAAGGGGCTGGAGTACCCCGTGGTCTGTCTCTTCGGTCTGGAGCAGAGCAAAGGGGGCGGCAACAGCGGGGCCCCGGAGGTCTCCCGCCGCTTCGGTCCCCTCCCGTCGAAGCTCCCGGGGTTCGCCGGAGGGAAGGAGCCCCCAGACCTCAACAGGCTGGAGAAGGCTCTGGAGCAGACCGCCGAGCTGGAGGAGCAGCAGCGCCTCTTCTACGTGGCCTGCACCAGGGCGAAGGAGCACCTTGTCCTGGCGGGGACGGCGAAGGAGAACAAGGACGGTGAGTGCAAAGCCCAGCAGGGGAGCTATCTGGAGATGCTGCTGCCCTGGTTCGAGCAGACGGATTGGGAGCTCGACGACCTGGTGATGCGGGGCCCTGACGCGCCCGAGGGGATGCCCCCCGCCGCGGAGGCCGGGCCGGCGGCGGAGCCCCGGGCGCCGGAGGTGGCCGCCGCGCCGGTGGCCTCGCCGCTGGAGTGGATCAGCGCCACCGCCTTCGCCCTCTTCCGGTTCTGCCCCCTGGCCTACCGGCTGCGCTACCGCCGGCACCTCACCCTGGACTGGGAGTGGCCCGACACGGTGATGCGCGAGCCCGGCGGCGCCCGGCTGGGTGATCTGGTGCACCTGCTGCTCTCCCGGCGGCTGGGGGAGTACGCCGGATCGGTGTGGGACTACAGCGCGGAGAGCATCGAGAGGCTCTTCGGGAGGCCCGATCTGGCCGACCGGCTGCCCGAGGAGTACCGCCCCATCTGGCGCGGCGAGGCCGCCACCATCCGGGAGTGGCTGCACAGCCTGGCGGCCTCGGATCTGGGCCGGAGGCTGCGTGCGGCCGGGCCGCAGCGGCTGCGCCGGGAGATGCCCTTCCGCATCCCGCTGGAGGGAGCGCCCCGGATGGAGGGCTACATGGATCTCTTCTGGCGCGACGAGGCGGGGGCCCACGTGCTCGACTTCAAGACCGCCTCCCCCGGCGGCCCCGCCCAGAGCCTGCTCAACCGGGAGCAGCTGCGCTTCTACGCCTTCGCCGCACAGATCGGCGGCGAGCGGGAGCCCGGGGAGAGCGGCGGCAGCGACGCGGCGGAGGCGGCGCTCTGCTTCCTCCGCTCAGGCGGGCTGGAGGCCCTGGACCTCCCCGGTGCGCTGGAGGGGATGCCGGAGCTCCTGCGGGAGGTGGGGCTCGCCGCCGCCCAGGGTCCCTTCGAGCCGAACCGGGAGCACTGCGCCATCTGCCCCTGGCGGCGGATCTGCCCCGCGGTGGAGTGA
- a CDS encoding tetratricopeptide repeat protein has protein sequence MREKLGRIDELIRQVREAAWEAHRLQTMPPLERARHYWEEGNGVYRQKRFAEALAFYRKALETAPELPQRYRDFAAKVERRVRAEEHSRRARQLEQSGRHAEALAAYRQALAVYPDLPGDTADRISRLETLMQKVYQTIPEAQQKVVPTTSAPTATAAPTPAAVPTPATAMPTPTTPPSPTPTAQPPAPTPMDATPARMPEPQETPAAVEPQGRRVVYGDLSLVVPEGWLTERSVLGGEATLMVRTAERHAGQPAAALFLTTLAEKSEAYRNFRAGKATQALDDRREGTLSIAGHQADCVAGYRPGSRFYILNALLPPGSAGDGRACYTGFGTADRPAYGPILRGILQSIRAAGQP, from the coding sequence GTGCGAGAGAAACTGGGGCGCATCGACGAGCTGATCCGCCAGGTCCGCGAAGCGGCCTGGGAGGCCCACCGCCTGCAGACCATGCCGCCTCTGGAGCGGGCCCGCCACTACTGGGAGGAAGGCAACGGCGTCTACCGGCAGAAGCGCTTCGCCGAGGCGCTGGCGTTCTACCGCAAGGCCCTGGAGACCGCGCCGGAGCTGCCGCAGAGGTACCGCGACTTCGCCGCCAAGGTGGAGCGCAGGGTCCGTGCCGAGGAGCACTCCCGCCGGGCGCGCCAACTGGAACAGAGCGGCCGTCACGCCGAGGCGCTCGCGGCCTACCGGCAGGCCCTGGCGGTCTACCCCGACCTCCCCGGCGACACGGCAGACCGGATCAGCCGTCTGGAGACACTGATGCAGAAGGTGTACCAGACCATCCCCGAGGCGCAGCAGAAGGTTGTGCCGACGACATCTGCACCGACGGCCACAGCGGCACCGACACCCGCGGCGGTTCCCACGCCGGCCACAGCGATGCCGACACCGACGACACCACCGAGTCCCACGCCGACAGCGCAGCCGCCGGCCCCCACACCTATGGACGCCACGCCCGCCCGGATGCCCGAGCCGCAGGAGACGCCCGCAGCCGTGGAGCCCCAGGGCCGGCGGGTTGTCTACGGCGATCTCTCCCTGGTTGTCCCCGAGGGCTGGCTGACGGAGCGCAGCGTCCTGGGCGGCGAGGCGACCCTGATGGTCCGCACCGCAGAGCGGCATGCCGGACAGCCCGCCGCGGCGCTCTTTCTCACCACGCTGGCCGAAAAGAGCGAGGCCTACCGGAACTTCCGCGCCGGGAAGGCCACCCAGGCGCTGGATGACCGCCGCGAGGGCACCCTCTCCATCGCCGGGCACCAGGCGGACTGTGTGGCGGGGTACCGCCCCGGGAGCCGCTTCTACATCCTCAACGCCCTCCTCCCGCCGGGCAGCGCCGGCGACGGCAGGGCCTGCTACACAGGCTTCGGCACCGCCGACAGACCGGCCTACGGCCCGATCCTGCGGGGCATCCTGCAGTCTATCCGCGCCGCCGGTCAGCCCTGA
- the dctP gene encoding TRAP transporter substrate-binding protein DctP, translated as MSKNVLRFLGIGVSVLVIALFLGACLPMDAEAAQSGEKTWRWQPSTWQPSGVVWERLNYVADYITEASGGRIKVTPTAPGMICAVQEQLDSVARGSTPAMAIYPDYFSGKMPLLSLVVNPLFLLEDTWELRQYVEKQNDGRILELFRKEMADYGDIHVVGPMYYVLDMIANSTEPIKGIDDIKGMKFRCGDVAVANGLGALGAAVTWSPGEEIYTNLSTGVIDACTYSGPADGIAMGFHEVAPYWLRKPLMGAVNVDYFIVNGDVWRELPDDLKAVVEAAVAAGNAYAQYEGKAQNSQAWAKAEEEHGVKINEWSQEDVLKWKETVASFLPEYAKDEPSTEATEIVEEFIKEWKPALAGQMFEN; from the coding sequence ATGTCAAAGAACGTGCTGAGATTTCTGGGTATTGGCGTATCGGTTCTGGTGATTGCTCTGTTTTTGGGTGCCTGTCTGCCGATGGATGCCGAGGCTGCGCAATCCGGTGAGAAAACGTGGCGCTGGCAGCCCTCAACCTGGCAACCGAGCGGTGTGGTCTGGGAACGGCTGAATTACGTTGCTGACTACATCACAGAGGCTTCCGGCGGAAGGATCAAGGTTACCCCGACAGCTCCGGGGATGATATGTGCCGTGCAGGAGCAGCTTGATTCGGTGGCAAGGGGATCAACGCCCGCAATGGCGATCTATCCCGATTACTTCTCCGGGAAGATGCCCCTGCTGTCGCTGGTGGTCAACCCGCTCTTCCTGCTGGAGGATACATGGGAGCTGCGCCAGTATGTGGAGAAACAGAATGATGGCAGGATACTGGAACTGTTCCGCAAAGAAATGGCCGATTATGGTGATATCCACGTTGTGGGCCCGATGTACTATGTCCTCGATATGATCGCCAATTCCACTGAGCCGATCAAAGGCATTGATGATATCAAGGGGATGAAATTCCGTTGCGGCGATGTCGCCGTGGCGAACGGCCTTGGGGCCCTGGGCGCTGCCGTCACCTGGTCTCCCGGCGAAGAGATCTACACGAACCTCTCGACAGGCGTCATCGACGCCTGCACCTACAGCGGCCCGGCAGACGGTATCGCCATGGGCTTCCACGAGGTGGCCCCCTACTGGCTCCGCAAGCCGTTGATGGGCGCTGTCAACGTGGATTACTTCATTGTCAATGGGGATGTGTGGAGAGAGCTTCCCGATGACCTGAAGGCTGTCGTCGAGGCAGCTGTCGCAGCCGGAAACGCCTATGCGCAGTACGAAGGAAAAGCCCAGAACAGCCAGGCATGGGCGAAGGCGGAAGAAGAGCACGGGGTCAAGATCAACGAATGGTCCCAGGAAGACGTGCTGAAGTGGAAAGAGACGGTCGCATCCTTCCTGCCCGAGTATGCGAAGGATGAGCCGAGCACCGAGGCCACAGAGATCGTCGAAGAATTCATCAAGGAATGGAAGCCCGCGTTGGCCGGGCAGATGTTCGAAAACTAG
- a CDS encoding TRAP transporter small permease subunit: protein MRGLFKWIDIINEKIGKIFSLLILAMIAMLCYEVIMRYMFDSPTIWVHEISAHIFGMYAVLGGGFVLLHRDHIKSDVLYAQFSPRVQAIFDVITFPFFFILMGIIFVEGFKMAATSISVGETTVSFLRSPVYPVKTCIPIAAFLMIMQGIPQFGRSLKRALHGEA from the coding sequence GTGCGAGGTCTTTTCAAATGGATTGACATTATCAATGAAAAAATCGGCAAGATCTTCAGTCTTTTGATTTTGGCGATGATTGCCATGCTGTGCTACGAGGTCATTATGAGATACATGTTTGACTCGCCCACTATCTGGGTCCATGAGATTTCGGCACATATATTTGGGATGTACGCCGTCCTCGGCGGTGGGTTTGTGCTCTTGCATCGAGATCACATCAAGTCGGATGTCTTATACGCACAATTTTCTCCACGTGTTCAGGCCATTTTCGACGTTATTACGTTTCCGTTTTTCTTTATTTTAATGGGTATCATATTTGTCGAAGGGTTCAAGATGGCCGCAACATCGATCAGCGTGGGGGAAACAACCGTCTCGTTCCTTCGCTCTCCGGTCTATCCCGTAAAAACATGTATACCGATTGCTGCCTTTCTGATGATCATGCAGGGGATACCCCAGTTTGGTCGAAGCCTCAAACGAGCTCTTCACGGGGAGGCCTGA
- a CDS encoding TRAP transporter large permease subunit codes for MELTAPVYLVMLLVMLFAGLFLGFPMAFTLGSSAVVAGFIYAGFDILSFVPSQVYHGMLSISLIALPMFIFIACIFEKSGIAEDMFECIRQWMAGVHGSLAMASVVACTLIAAFSGVSTAGVVTMGIIALPLMLRLGYDKKIGTGAIMAGGVLAILIPPSVSFIVYGMLARVSIGKLFAGGLIPGLLLTISYMVYINIRTRLNPELGPPIPQEERLTLRQKLSLTKGLVAPFLLIISILGTILIGAASPSEAAAIGAAVAILCVAFRRQLTWALLQETCYRTFRIACMVMWIIFGAKMFATIFVTVGAAQLITDLFINLTVPPLVMVLLMQLTYIILGCITEEITMMSLTIPIYAPILATMGFDPVWFGVLFMVNMQIGYLTPPFGYCLFYMKGVAPPEVRTADLYRAVWPFILIQLAVLILLMLFPQIVLWLPNEVFGLR; via the coding sequence ATGGAACTGACTGCACCCGTATATCTTGTCATGCTGCTTGTCATGCTGTTCGCCGGACTGTTCCTTGGCTTCCCTATGGCCTTCACGCTTGGGAGCAGTGCCGTGGTCGCCGGGTTCATCTATGCCGGATTCGATATACTTTCGTTTGTTCCAAGCCAGGTCTACCATGGAATGCTATCCATAAGCCTGATAGCATTGCCAATGTTTATATTTATTGCATGTATATTTGAAAAATCTGGCATAGCAGAAGACATGTTCGAGTGTATCCGGCAGTGGATGGCCGGCGTACACGGCTCTCTGGCGATGGCTTCCGTGGTGGCCTGCACGCTGATCGCCGCCTTTTCAGGTGTATCAACGGCGGGAGTGGTCACCATGGGCATCATTGCTCTGCCTCTCATGCTGCGGCTTGGCTACGACAAGAAGATCGGCACCGGGGCGATTATGGCCGGCGGGGTCCTGGCGATTCTCATTCCCCCGAGCGTCTCCTTTATCGTCTATGGGATGCTGGCGAGGGTATCGATCGGGAAGCTCTTCGCCGGCGGACTGATTCCCGGACTGTTGCTCACAATTAGTTATATGGTTTATATAAATATCAGAACACGTCTCAATCCGGAGCTAGGTCCTCCCATTCCTCAGGAGGAGAGGTTGACCCTGCGGCAGAAACTGTCGCTCACGAAGGGGCTGGTTGCGCCCTTTCTCCTGATTATCTCCATTCTGGGTACCATCCTTATCGGTGCCGCTTCACCATCGGAGGCAGCGGCGATCGGTGCCGCCGTGGCGATACTCTGTGTCGCATTCCGGAGGCAGCTTACATGGGCTCTGCTCCAGGAAACCTGTTACAGGACGTTCCGTATCGCCTGCATGGTCATGTGGATCATCTTCGGCGCCAAGATGTTTGCGACCATCTTTGTCACGGTAGGGGCAGCCCAGCTGATCACGGATCTGTTTATCAACCTCACCGTTCCGCCTCTTGTGATGGTCCTGTTAATGCAGTTGACGTACATCATACTGGGGTGCATAACCGAGGAGATCACCATGATGTCTTTAACCATACCGATCTACGCCCCCATTCTTGCTACGATGGGTTTCGATCCCGTATGGTTCGGCGTGCTCTTCATGGTAAATATGCAGATCGGTTATCTGACGCCTCCCTTTGGGTACTGTCTGTTTTACATGAAGGGCGTGGCGCCGCCGGAGGTGCGGACCGCCGATCTCTACCGGGCCGTCTGGCCGTTTATCCTTATCCAGCTTGCTGTCCTGATATTGCTGATGCTGTTCCCCCAGATTGTTCTCTGGCTTCCCAATGAGGTCTTTGGACTGAGATAA
- a CDS encoding FCD domain-containing protein: MLSKIKTGELVENGKLPSERTLAQTLGVSRILLREAIVALETLGAVESKERLGIFVRGPNIQGVTESLQIMPYWSDQFVPQYIEARIIIDVQACEMAAKRRTGEQLERLRACFNDLSRTRLDDSRSVRMSAHHEYIFHSLIIEAAHNDILSRIYEGLSSLMEKNNEMLHESLTRSADWGKRVIEHHRNILGAIEEQDPERAAEWMKTHLLETKKGYQDIIDKQKETVGY, translated from the coding sequence ATGCTCAGCAAGATCAAAACCGGGGAGCTCGTGGAAAACGGCAAATTGCCTTCGGAGAGAACCCTGGCGCAAACCCTTGGTGTCAGCCGCATCCTCCTTCGTGAAGCCATCGTTGCCCTGGAGACCCTGGGAGCGGTGGAAAGCAAGGAACGTCTGGGCATCTTCGTGAGGGGGCCCAATATCCAGGGCGTTACGGAATCCCTGCAGATCATGCCCTACTGGTCAGACCAGTTTGTGCCGCAGTACATAGAGGCTCGAATCATTATCGATGTCCAGGCCTGTGAAATGGCGGCAAAACGGCGAACCGGGGAGCAGCTGGAGAGACTGCGCGCCTGTTTCAATGACCTTTCCAGGACAAGACTGGATGATAGTAGAAGCGTGCGAATGTCCGCACACCACGAGTACATCTTTCATAGCCTCATCATCGAAGCTGCGCATAACGATATCCTGAGCAGGATCTATGAAGGCTTGAGCTCCCTCATGGAAAAAAACAACGAGATGTTGCACGAGAGCCTTACACGGAGTGCCGATTGGGGGAAGCGGGTGATCGAGCACCACAGGAATATTCTTGGTGCAATCGAAGAACAGGATCCGGAAAGAGCCGCCGAATGGATGAAGACGCACCTCCTGGAGACCAAAAAGGGCTATCAGGATATCATCGATAAACAGAAGGAGACGGTGGGGTACTGA
- a CDS encoding SDR family oxidoreductase, which produces MGTNLRHVIVTGAGSGIGKAIATALSRGCAVTAVSLTRESASALSLEAEQKGSPVDALCGDLSTREGVASMVGTARERSGPVDVVVNNLGIYPSGPFLSISDDEWDRVMDVCLKSCFWMCQETLPDMIEKKRGWIVNISSIDGKTPGTENAVYSAAKAAMISLTRSLAAEMAPYAINVNAIAPGWVATPKILEGDRWKEGARRIPFGRLAEPAEIADAVEFLVSEKARYITGETLNVNGGLLMD; this is translated from the coding sequence ATGGGCACAAATCTGCGACATGTCATTGTTACAGGTGCGGGAAGTGGGATCGGGAAAGCCATAGCCACGGCGCTGTCCAGGGGATGTGCCGTGACGGCTGTCTCTCTTACAAGGGAGAGTGCGTCGGCACTCTCCCTGGAGGCCGAACAGAAGGGGAGCCCGGTGGACGCGCTCTGCGGCGACCTCTCCACGAGAGAGGGTGTCGCCTCGATGGTGGGAACGGCCCGTGAACGGAGCGGCCCTGTGGATGTGGTGGTCAATAATCTTGGGATCTACCCGAGCGGTCCCTTTCTTTCGATCAGCGACGATGAGTGGGACCGGGTGATGGATGTCTGCCTCAAGTCCTGCTTCTGGATGTGTCAGGAGACGTTGCCCGACATGATCGAAAAGAAGCGGGGCTGGATCGTCAATATCTCCTCCATAGACGGGAAAACCCCCGGGACCGAGAACGCGGTGTACTCGGCGGCCAAGGCGGCGATGATCAGCCTCACGCGGTCGCTGGCTGCGGAGATGGCTCCCTATGCCATCAATGTGAACGCCATCGCTCCCGGATGGGTGGCGACGCCCAAGATCCTTGAGGGGGATCGGTGGAAAGAGGGGGCCAGAAGGATCCCCTTCGGGAGGTTGGCCGAACCGGCGGAGATTGCCGACGCCGTGGAATTCCTTGTCTCCGAAAAGGCCAGGTATATCACCGGCGAGACGTTGAATGTCAACGGCGGATTGCTGATGGATTGA
- a CDS encoding glycyl-radical enzyme activating protein, with protein MMRDYPFWRRSGGGVTLSGGEPLAQPQFAQEFLALCKVRNVHTAIETCLFCGSKLLDDVVQYVDYVQFDMKEMDPARHKELTGLDNDIILENAARLLAGDKALLVRLPYIPGCNDSEDNLRALGRFLESRRPGVQLELLPYHRMGVGRYEGLGMTYLLPDTKPPTKEDVADAADILSEYSVNVFTEGDE; from the coding sequence GTGATGCGGGACTACCCCTTCTGGAGGCGTTCGGGAGGCGGGGTCACCCTTTCGGGGGGCGAGCCGCTCGCCCAGCCTCAGTTTGCACAAGAGTTTCTTGCGTTGTGCAAAGTCAGAAATGTCCATACAGCCATTGAGACGTGTCTTTTCTGCGGGTCGAAGCTGCTTGACGATGTGGTGCAGTATGTAGATTACGTGCAATTTGACATGAAGGAGATGGACCCTGCGCGGCACAAAGAGCTGACCGGGCTGGACAATGACATCATCCTTGAAAATGCCGCCAGGTTGCTTGCAGGCGACAAGGCTTTGCTGGTGCGGCTGCCCTACATTCCCGGGTGTAATGACAGCGAGGACAATCTCCGGGCGCTCGGACGTTTTCTCGAGAGCCGCCGTCCGGGCGTGCAGCTGGAATTGCTTCCCTACCACCGCATGGGGGTTGGGCGCTACGAGGGACTGGGGATGACCTATCTGCTGCCGGATACAAAGCCGCCTACCAAGGAAGACGTGGCGGATGCCGCGGATATTCTTTCGGAATATTCCGTGAACGTTTTTACGGAAGGAGATGAGTAG